CTGCTGCAAGGTTGATCGATCCAGACACTTCTGATCCCGGCAATCCTGCCCCCTCACGAGGACGGCTTGTCCGTCTCTTTCGGGCCCACGCAACACCCAGATCTGTTGGCAGTAAGTGGCGACCTCGATCACGTTATGACTGATGTATATGAATAACCGATCCTTAAACATCGCCTTGATATGGATTAGAATCCGGGCACGCAATTTTTCGTCAACGTTGGCCAGGCACTCGTCAACGATCAAGACGTTGAAATCTTGAACCAGATAGCGCAACAAATTGATCCGGTTTTTCTGCCCTAATGAGAGCTGAGAAAATCTTTTTCTCAAATGGGCCGACATTCCGAAATGGCGAATCAAAAGCTCTTTCTTATCCTGATTGTGATGGGGAGTGATCCTTTCGATGTGTTCGCCGATGGACGACCATCCGGGTAAGCGTTCCAAATTGTGTGCATATAGAAGAGAGTCAATGGAATCGGTGTCCACCCTCCCCTTTTCCGGTCGTAAGAGTCCGCATAAAATACGCGCCAAAGAGGATTTACCGACACCTGAAGAACCAAACAGAGAGTGAAACCCAGGATTTTCGAACTTGAACGATAGATTCTTGAAGAGCGTCTTGGTTGTGCCTTGATAACCAAACGTCAAGTCGCGGCATTCGAGAAACATGAAGCTGTTACAACCCTTTGTAAGCTCAAAAGATGACCTGCAGCGCAATTTTTCATGTATGGCTGCCGCGCTGGCAGTGCCTTTGAATCGACAGGCTTTGCTGATGGAATCAGCAGATCCTTTTCTCTCAGCTCTGGCTGTGCTATACGTCCTTTGCCTATAACATAGATTCGAAAGGGACTGCATTATGGATTTTAAAAGTCACCTTGAAAATGCCTGGCATTTGAGCATTAAGCACATTGCGCCGCTAATCCTCAGCACACTGGTCCTGATCGGTGTATCTGTCCTGACAATGGGGCTGTTGGCACCGGTACTATTGGCGGGGTACGTCTATTCTCTCCTCTTGTTGGTTCGAGATGGACGCGAACCGAAAATCGGCGACTTATTCAGTCACCTGCATCTCTTTTTACCCCTCTTTCTTTTTTCATTTGTTGTGTTTGTATTCATTTTAATCGGGTTTTTTAAGCTTTTTTTTCTGCCCGGCATCGCAGTTGCGTGTCTGGTTACATTTGCCTGCCTGTACGTGCTTCCGCTGATGACCGACAAAAAGCTGGGGTTGATGGATGCCATAAAAACCAGTTGGAACATGTCGGTGCATGGCAATATCGCCGATCATATCGTCGTGGTTATTTTATTTATCGGTCTCTTGTCGATTGGCAGTTCAGTGTTTATCGGCACCTTGTTCACTCAACCGTTTGCGACGATCTTTGTTCTTTCGGTTTATTTGGAACGTATGGGTCAAGACAATCCCGTGGCCACCGCGCCCAATCCCCCGCCCACCTCTTACCAATGATGTTCATGCGGACATAGGATTTCGCCATCTACCGGAAACATCCATTCTCTACGACCGGCCAATAGCGGATGGCCTCCAAACTTTAAAACCATTTGCGACGTTAACACCGTATTATTGATAATCGATCTTTCTTAAAATTTCGTCGTATCGTTCCAGTGTGATCATCCCATTTTCGACCATGAGGTCTCCTATACCGACTTCCCGCAATTCATCTATACGCAAAACCTTTTCTGGATTGGCCTGTTTAAGGCTGAAAAATGTATATTTTAACGTGAGTTCCTGTTTGGGCAGAATATCGAAAGAATTCCAACTGGTAAAAATGAAATGATGACTCAACAAATAATAAAAAGAACCCACGATAATCGCAATCCACAGGTAATTTTTGATACGAGATAGCATGTTCAATCTCCTATACCATTTTCCCAGATCAGCTCTTCCTCAAGGTTTCAGCGCGCATTTCCCTCTTTAGCTCAGCGCCACAGATGATGCAACCCCCAAGCGAGAGGGGTGGCACCTTTCAAAATTCAAATCATCTTGCGAGCATTGAACGCTAGAAATAAAAAAAGCCCGGAACCTTGACGGTTCCGGGCTAAAAATTTTTCGGCGGCGTCCTACTCTCCCACACAGCTTCCCGTGCAGTACCATCGGCGCAGAAGGGCTTAACTTCCGTGTTCGGGATGGGAACGGGTGTATCCCCTTCGCCATTGCCACCGAAAACTTGATGACCTGTTAGCAACGCAATTTGAATTGGATTATTTCTTCTTCAAGACTTATGTCGATTGTTTTGTGGCCAAGCCTCACGACCTATTAGTACCGGTAAGCTGAACACATTACTGTGCTTACACATCCGGCCTATCTACCTCGTCATCTTCGAGGGGTCTTCAGGCAACCGAAGTTGCGGGATATCTTATCTTAGGGTGGGTTTCCCGCTTAGATGCTTTCAGCGGTTATCCTTTCCGAACTTAGCTACCCAGCCATGCCGCTGGCGCGACAACTGGAACACCATTGGTTCGTCCATCCCGGTCCTCTCGTACTAGGGACAGATCCCTTCAAATATCCTACGCCCGCGAAAGATAGGGACCAAACTGTCTCACGACGTTTTAAACCCAGCTCACGTACCACTTTAATCGGCGAACAGCCGAACCCTTGGGACCTGCTCCAGCCCCAGGATGTGATGAGCCGACATCGAGGTGCCAAACCGCGTCGTCGATGTGAACTCTTGGACGCGATCAGCCTGTTATCCCCGGCGTACCTTTTATCCGTTGAGCGACGGCCCTTCCATTCGGAACCGCCGGATCACTAAGACCTACTTTCGTACCTGCTCGAAATGTCTCTCTCGCAGTCAAGCTCCCTTATGCCTTTACACTCCACGGCTGGTTTCCAATCAGCCTGAGGGAACCTTCGCGCGCCTCCGTTACTCTTTGGGAGGCGACCGCCCCAGTCAAACTACCCACCAGACACTGTCCTTCGCCCGGATAACGGGTCGAAGTTAGAATTCTAAAATAGCAAGGGTGGTATTTCAAGGTTGGCTCCACCGAAACTAGCGTCCCGGTCTCAACGCCTCCCACCTATCCTACACATACTATTCCAAAATTCAATGTCAAGCTATAGTAAAGGTGCCGGGGTCTTTCCGTCTTTTCGCGGGTAGACGGCATCTTCACCGCCACTACAATTTCACTGAGTCCCTGGTTGAGACAGTGCGGAAGTCGTTACGCCATTCGTGCAGGTCGGAACTTACCCGACAAGGAATTTCGCTACCTTAGGACCGTTATAGTTACGGCCGCCGTTTACTGGGGCTTCGGTTCAATGCTTCGCCCGAAAGCTAACATTTCCCCTTAACCTTCCAGCACCGGGCAGGCGTCAGACCCTATACATCGTCTTGCGACTTAGCAGAGTCCTGTGTTTTTAGTAAACAGTCGCTACCGCCGTTTCTCTGCGACCTCCTTCGGCTTCGCAAGCAAGTCGCTATACCTAATGGAGGCACACCTTCTCCCGAAGTTACGGTGTCATTTTGCCGAGTTCCTTAACCAGGGTTCTCTCAAGCGCCTTGGGATGCTCTCCCAGCCCACCTGTGTCGGTTTTCGGTACGATCACCTGATCATCTCGCTAGAGGCTTTTCTTGGCAGCATGGGGTCAACCACTTTGTGTCCGCAAGCGGACTCGTCATCACGTCTCAGCCTTAATAGAAAGGACGGATTTGCCTGTCCCTTCGGCCTACTCGCTTAAACCGCCTAATCCAACAGACGGCTGGCCTACCCTTCTGCGTCCCCCCATCACTCAAACGATGACCTGGTGGTACAGGAATATTAACCTGTTTGCCATCACCTACGCCTTTCGGCCTCGGCTTAGGGATCGACTAACCCTGAGCAGATTAGCTTTACTCAGGAAACCTTGGGCTTACGGCGAGCGGGTTTT
This Desulfatitalea tepidiphila DNA region includes the following protein-coding sequences:
- a CDS encoding ATP-binding cassette domain-containing protein, which produces MFLECRDLTFGYQGTTKTLFKNLSFKFENPGFHSLFGSSGVGKSSLARILCGLLRPEKGRVDTDSIDSLLYAHNLERLPGWSSIGEHIERITPHHNQDKKELLIRHFGMSAHLRKRFSQLSLGQKNRINLLRYLVQDFNVLIVDECLANVDEKLRARILIHIKAMFKDRLFIYISHNVIEVATYCQQIWVLRGPERDGQAVLVRGQDCRDQKCLDRSTLQQTMLEIMNAA